The Parafrankia irregularis genome contains the following window.
CCTCGGCGGGCGCGATCGCGGTGGCCACCGGGCCGCTCGTGGGTGGCCTGTTCACCACCTATCTCTCCTGGCGCTGGGTGTTCGCCGGAGAGGTGCTGGTCGTGCTGGGCATCCTGTTCTTCGCCCGCCAGCTGACCGACACACCGGAACAGGCCCCGGCGCCGAGCACGGCACGGCCAGCACCTACCCCATCCGGCCGGCGTGACGGGGCCGGTGGGGCTGGCCGCACTGGTGGGGCTGGACGCACCGGTGGGGCTGGTAGGGCCGGTGAGGTGGATGGCCTCGATCCGGTGGGTACCGTGCTGTCCGCCCTGGGCCTGTGCCTGGCGGTGTACGGCATTCTGCGGGCGGGATCCTGGGGACTGTTCCGTCCCAAGGCCGGTGCTCCTGCCTGGCTCGGAATCTCACCGACGTTCTGGCTGGTGCTCACCGGCCTGGTGGTGTTGCGCCTGTTCCTGTGGTGGGAGAACGCACGGATCGCGCGTGGGCGGGCATCCCTGTTCGACCCCGCGATGCTGCGAAGCCCCGTCCTGCGCGGCGGCCTGACGTCGTTCTTCTTCCAGTATCTCCTGCAGGCCGGGCTTTTCTTTGTTGTGCCGTTGTTCCTGTCGGTGTCCCTGGGGCTGTCGGCAGTCGGGACCGGTGTCTGGCTGCTTCCGTTGTCCGTGACGTTGCTCGTCGCCGCGGTCGGCATCCCGAAGGCCTTTCCGCATGCCTCCCCGCGCCGTACCGTCCGCGGCGGCTTTCTCGCGCTCCTCGTCGGGATCGTGATCCTGGTCGCGGCACTCGATCTCGGCGCCGGGCCGCAGATCGTGGTCTGGCCGCTGCTGCTCGCCGGCCTGGGCATCGGCGCGCTCGCCTCACAGCTGGGCAGTGTCACCGTTTCCTCCGCCGCGGACGAGCACAGCGCGGAGGTCGGCGGTGTACAGAACACGGTGACGAACCTGGGTGCCTCGATCGGGACGGCCGTGGCCGGAACGGTGCTCATCGCCAGCCTGACGACGTCCTTTCTCGCCGGAGTGCGGGAAAATCCGGCGGTTCCGCCGGAGGTCGCCGCGCAGGCGGATGTGAGGCTGGCCCAGGGTGCTCCGTTTCTTTCCG
Protein-coding sequences here:
- a CDS encoding MFS transporter — encoded protein: MAQTGDGPDPGAGAGAGSGGGAVLLTLCAGQFLMTLDSSVMNVSIATVSADVGTTVSGIQTAITFYTLVMAAFMITGGRIGRIFGRRRVFAVGCAIYGCGSLTTSLAGNLPVLILGWSFFEGIGAALIMPAIVALVASNFAAADRPRAYGLVASAGAIAVATGPLVGGLFTTYLSWRWVFAGEVLVVLGILFFARQLTDTPEQAPAPSTARPAPTPSGRRDGAGGAGRTGGAGRTGGAGRAGEVDGLDPVGTVLSALGLCLAVYGILRAGSWGLFRPKAGAPAWLGISPTFWLVLTGLVVLRLFLWWENARIARGRASLFDPAMLRSPVLRGGLTSFFFQYLLQAGLFFVVPLFLSVSLGLSAVGTGVWLLPLSVTLLVAAVGIPKAFPHASPRRTVRGGFLALLVGIVILVAALDLGAGPQIVVWPLLLAGLGIGALASQLGSVTVSSAADEHSAEVGGVQNTVTNLGASIGTAVAGTVLIASLTTSFLAGVRENPAVPPEVAAQADVRLAQGAPFLSDRDLRAKLTAAGVPAQTVDVLVEENADARVTALRASLAVLVFFALLATVFTGRIPLRQPTGTSPEALPEPLPEPLPGEAPSPRG